From one Streptomyces sp. SCSIO 30461 genomic stretch:
- a CDS encoding ATP-binding protein → MGTNGSTMLEPLRQGPPPIDASDASSSASCTLPPRYEAVRGARTFTSRTLAAWGLSERFDDVALVVSELVTNALRHALPVDAPRGQEQPVRLHLMRWTGRLVCAVRDPSQESPVASEAEDSAECGRGLFLVDSFSDSWGWQPLAGPVTGKVVWALFRLPATDGTGCGGPGRPADGNERTTD, encoded by the coding sequence ATGGGGACGAATGGATCGACCATGCTCGAGCCGTTACGGCAGGGCCCTCCACCGATCGACGCCTCAGACGCCTCCAGTTCGGCCTCCTGCACTCTGCCGCCCCGCTATGAAGCGGTGCGTGGCGCACGGACGTTCACAAGCAGGACGCTCGCCGCATGGGGCCTCAGCGAGCGCTTCGACGATGTCGCCCTGGTGGTCTCCGAACTCGTCACCAACGCCCTGCGGCATGCCCTGCCCGTGGACGCTCCACGAGGCCAGGAGCAGCCGGTGCGGCTGCATCTGATGCGTTGGACAGGGCGGTTGGTGTGCGCGGTACGCGACCCCAGCCAGGAGAGTCCGGTGGCGTCCGAGGCGGAGGACTCGGCCGAATGCGGCCGGGGACTCTTCCTCGTGGATTCCTTCAGCGACAGCTGGGGCTGGCAGCCGCTGGCTGGTCCGGTGACCGGGAAGGTCGTATGGGCGCTGTTCAGGCTCCCGGCGACGGACGGCACGGGCTGCGGGGGACCCGGAAGGCCTGCCGACGGCAACGAGCGCACGACCGACTGA
- a CDS encoding DUF397 domain-containing protein: MQHVYNGMAATEIHGVVWQKSRHSNSQGACVEFAKLPGGDVAMRNSRFPDGPALVYTPAEIEALLLGVKDGEFDHLVGGRNAGRCAGGLDGRFDEYLDTQPA; this comes from the coding sequence GTGCAGCACGTGTACAACGGCATGGCGGCGACAGAGATTCACGGGGTCGTCTGGCAGAAGAGCCGTCACAGCAACTCGCAGGGCGCGTGCGTGGAGTTCGCGAAACTCCCGGGCGGCGATGTGGCGATGCGCAACTCACGCTTCCCGGACGGGCCGGCACTCGTCTACACCCCGGCCGAGATCGAGGCGCTGCTGCTGGGTGTGAAGGACGGAGAGTTCGACCACCTGGTAGGAGGCCGGAATGCGGGCCGGTGCGCCGGCGGCCTCGACGGTCGATTCGACGAGTACCTGGACACTCAACCCGCGTAG
- a CDS encoding DUF2786 domain-containing protein, which produces MDDAVEQALGGALYADGDDALDTGASLLAAAPPAADAEVVRRGAEFVRRTWERGWQPADLARFTRRELTDTHAGLVAELITSETRRYGQDLPPRWAAQLAALRAETAGGARHGDRFSRMVAVLELYRLLVRLPALEPAGPVPGASFPRMPPTGDEPRMLVRVRGLLAKAEATGFPEEAEALTAKAQELMVRYSIDEALLRARTHRTDLPGACRIGVDAPYEQAKAILLDAVARANRCRAVWNSAIGFSTVVGFEPDLDAVELLFTSLLVQGTTAMTRSEAAQRAGGRKRTKTFRQSFLLAYADRLGSRLAETAAAAEMRAGEGAGAVGEAGGAGSAEPLFPVLAAREVAVAAHAERLFPTTVSTRVRGATDADGWHQGRTAADDARMPWSRNRSPSSPQGRLPG; this is translated from the coding sequence GTGGACGATGCGGTGGAACAGGCGCTCGGCGGCGCGCTGTACGCCGATGGCGACGATGCGCTCGACACGGGCGCGTCGCTGCTGGCCGCCGCGCCCCCCGCCGCCGACGCCGAAGTGGTCAGGCGCGGTGCGGAGTTCGTACGCCGCACCTGGGAGCGCGGTTGGCAGCCGGCCGATCTCGCACGGTTCACGCGCCGTGAGCTCACGGACACCCATGCCGGGCTGGTCGCCGAACTGATCACGAGTGAGACACGACGGTACGGGCAGGATCTGCCGCCCCGCTGGGCCGCTCAGCTCGCCGCGTTGCGCGCCGAAACCGCCGGTGGGGCGCGCCACGGGGACAGGTTCTCGCGCATGGTCGCCGTGCTGGAGCTCTACCGGTTGCTGGTCCGGCTCCCGGCGCTGGAACCGGCGGGGCCGGTCCCCGGCGCCTCCTTCCCCCGCATGCCGCCGACCGGCGACGAGCCCCGGATGCTGGTCAGGGTCCGCGGGCTGCTCGCCAAGGCCGAGGCCACCGGCTTCCCGGAGGAAGCGGAGGCGCTCACCGCGAAGGCCCAGGAGCTGATGGTGCGCTACAGCATCGACGAGGCGCTGCTCAGGGCCCGTACCCACCGCACCGATCTGCCCGGTGCCTGCCGTATCGGGGTGGACGCGCCGTATGAGCAGGCCAAGGCGATTCTGCTGGACGCCGTGGCGAGGGCGAACCGCTGCCGCGCCGTCTGGAACAGCGCCATCGGCTTCTCCACCGTGGTCGGTTTCGAGCCCGACCTGGACGCGGTCGAGCTGCTCTTCACCTCGCTGCTGGTGCAGGGCACCACGGCGATGACGCGTTCGGAGGCCGCCCAGCGTGCGGGTGGCCGCAAACGCACCAAGACCTTCCGGCAGTCCTTCCTGCTGGCCTACGCGGACCGGCTGGGCAGTCGGCTCGCCGAGACCGCGGCCGCTGCCGAAATGCGGGCCGGGGAGGGCGCGGGGGCGGTTGGGGAAGCCGGGGGAGCTGGCTCGGCCGAGCCGCTGTTCCCGGTGCTCGCGGCCCGTGAGGTGGCGGTCGCGGCGCATGCCGAGCGGCTCTTCCCGACGACCGTCAGTACGCGGGTGCGCGGTGCGACCGACGCCGACGGCTGGCACCAGGGCAGGACGGCCGCCGATGACGCACGTATGCCGTGGTCGCGGAATCGGTCGCCGTCATCACCCCAGGGCCGACTGCCCGGTTGA
- a CDS encoding sugar O-acetyltransferase, which translates to MGENKDRMLAGEWYLPDDPELAADTERRFVLCAAYNANGGAASADRAGILAELLGSVGADVRIRPPFQCDFGSHISIGTGTFVNFGAVFLDTAPITVGAHVQIGPNVQLLTPIHEMDPERRRAGWERAAPITIGDNVWLGGGVIVCPGVSIGEDTVVGAGAVVTRDLPAGVLAVGNPARVVRRLVG; encoded by the coding sequence ATGGGCGAGAACAAGGACCGCATGCTGGCCGGTGAGTGGTACCTCCCCGACGATCCCGAACTCGCCGCGGACACCGAGCGCCGCTTCGTCCTGTGCGCTGCCTACAACGCGAACGGCGGCGCCGCGTCCGCCGACCGGGCCGGGATCCTGGCCGAACTCCTCGGTTCCGTCGGCGCGGACGTGCGTATCCGGCCGCCGTTCCAGTGCGACTTCGGCAGCCACATCAGCATCGGCACCGGCACATTCGTCAACTTCGGCGCGGTCTTCCTGGACACCGCGCCCATCACCGTCGGGGCGCATGTGCAGATCGGGCCGAACGTCCAGCTGCTCACGCCCATCCATGAGATGGATCCGGAGCGGCGGCGTGCGGGATGGGAGCGGGCCGCGCCGATCACGATCGGCGACAACGTGTGGCTGGGCGGCGGAGTCATCGTCTGCCCGGGGGTGTCGATCGGCGAGGACACGGTGGTGGGGGCAGGGGCCGTGGTCACCCGGGACCTCCCGGCCGGGGTACTGGCGGTGGGGAACCCGGCACGGGTGGTACGCAGGCTCGTCGGCTGA